The region CTAAAGAAAAATCCAATTGCGCCACAAAACGCGCCGCTCGAAGAAGGCGAAGATGATCTTCCTTAAAGCGTCGTTCGGCATCACCGACGGTACGTATCAGCTTGATTTTCAGATCCTTCTCTCCGTCGACATAATCCAGAACTTTTTTTGCCACCAGATCATAGAAAAGGGCGTTCACTGTAAAATCACGGCGTTTGGCATCTTCTTCAGGTGAAGAAAATTCGACATGGTCAGGGCGACGGCCATCTTTATAGTCGCCATCGGTTCTAAACGTCGCCACCTCAATATCGGCGTCGCCGATAATCACTCTCATCACCCCGAAGACTTTTCCCACGTTGACAGTCTTTTCAAACAGAGCTTCGATTTGATCGGGAGTCGCATTTGTTGCCACATCCAAATCATTAGCGGTAATACCCAAAAGAGCATCCCGAACACAACCTCCGGCCAAAAAGGCTTTGTAGCCAGCCGCCTGCAATTTGTGGTAAATTGCATTCACCGCGGGCCAATGAGGATGAGTTTCCAAAAGATGCTGAACTTGCGACATGGAAACAGTGTAAGTTAAAGAAGGCCTTGAAAGAAAGAGTTTGTTCGTGACGCCACAGGAGATGACCTCTCTTATTGATGAAACTTTGCAGGAATTGGGATTTTCCCATTTCGGCTTCACGTCTTTAAGCAAACCTTTAAGTTTTGATTATTATAAAGAGTGGCTCAACGAAGGCCTTCATGGTGACATGAAGTACCTCGAAGATCATGCCCCCATTAAAGAAGAGCCGCAAATCAAATGGCCTCGGGCCCGCAGCGCTCTGGTCTTTGCTATCCCCTATTACCCCCACCCGGAAAAGAAAGCTGATTTTCCGTTAAAACAGGCCCGAGTCAGTCTTTATGCTCAAGGAATGGATTATCACTTTTGGTTCAAAGCTCGCATGGCCGAGCTCTGTAAAAAGTTGCAAGAAATTTTACCAGAAGAAGAGTTTCTGCCATTCACTGACAGCAGCCCTGTTTTAGAACGAGATCTCGCCAAACGCGCCGGCTTAGGATGGGTTGGAAAGAACACCTGCCTTATCCATCCCAAAAAAGGCAGCCTGTTTTTCATCGGAGAAATCTACACGTCGCTGGATTTAAATACCACATTTGAACCCCTGCCTGATTTTTGCGGCACCTGCCGTCGTTGCATTGATATCTGTCCCACCAACGCACTTCTCGAACCGAAAAAAATGGATGCGCGAAAATGCATCTCTTATTTAACTATAGAATCTCGGCAAATTCCCGACGTGGATTTGCGAAAAAAAATCGGTGACTGGTTCTTCGGATGCGATTTGTGCCAAACCGTCTGTCCTTGGAATCAGAAAGTTTTTAAAGGCCAATTAACTATTGAAAAAAGCCTTCAGCTTAGCTCACAAGAAGCGGATGAGTTGAGCGAAGACTTGCGCTACATTCTGACGTCTTCGGGAAAAAAACTGACAAAGGATTTTTTAGGCACGCCCTTAGCACGAGCGGGTTCGTTCGGTTTGAAACGCAATGCCTTGCTCGTAGTGGCCAACCGAAAAATGGTCCATCTGAAAAATGAAGTGAGCGAACTTTTAACACACGAAAAATTGGGAGAGCTGGCTGCCTGGACGCTGGCTACTTTAAACACTGATTAAATTCATCCCGATCTTCTTTTTTTGCAAAAACAATCCCCATTTTTGTTGAATTCAAGATACAGGAAAATGTGTATTTTTTGGCGTCGCCAAAGCCCAAACGCAAACTGTGATAAAGAAGAATCTGTCTTTCCGTCAGCATCACATCAACTCTTTTATTCACTAAGAGCTTCAATCGCTTTTCCACGCCTTGCATTTCTTGATAGTCCGAGAGTCTCTTGATTTCATCCAACTGGGGCTTATCCAAAATGTATTGCGCGTTTTTAAAGGACACCACTCTTCGTCCTTTCAGATGCTCCAATTTCCCAATATGAATATTATTTTCGGCCAAAGTCACAAGGCAGTTTTCAGGCTGAAAGAAGCGCTCGCTTTCAAAAAATCCGGGAAGGGCCGCTGCCGGAATCAAACCTCCGGCATCAATCGCGCCGCTTTTAAGGCGCTCGATGGTACGTGCCGAGGGCATCGCACGGTACTTCGCATTCC is a window of Bdellovibrio bacteriovorus DNA encoding:
- the queG gene encoding tRNA epoxyqueuosine(34) reductase QueG, whose protein sequence is MTPQEMTSLIDETLQELGFSHFGFTSLSKPLSFDYYKEWLNEGLHGDMKYLEDHAPIKEEPQIKWPRARSALVFAIPYYPHPEKKADFPLKQARVSLYAQGMDYHFWFKARMAELCKKLQEILPEEEFLPFTDSSPVLERDLAKRAGLGWVGKNTCLIHPKKGSLFFIGEIYTSLDLNTTFEPLPDFCGTCRRCIDICPTNALLEPKKMDARKCISYLTIESRQIPDVDLRKKIGDWFFGCDLCQTVCPWNQKVFKGQLTIEKSLQLSSQEADELSEDLRYILTSSGKKLTKDFLGTPLARAGSFGLKRNALLVVANRKMVHLKNEVSELLTHEKLGELAAWTLATLNTD
- a CDS encoding substrate-binding periplasmic protein; the encoded protein is MVKWALAVLVWGLYLPLQAQARDITVGFPENQEPYVIFEEGQGRGIAFETMDRAFKKCQWNAKYRAMPSARTIERLKSGAIDAGGLIPAAALPGFFESERFFQPENCLVTLAENNIHIGKLEHLKGRRVVSFKNAQYILDKPQLDEIKRLSDYQEMQGVEKRLKLLVNKRVDVMLTERQILLYHSLRLGFGDAKKYTFSCILNSTKMGIVFAKKEDRDEFNQCLK